The Stigmatella ashevillena genomic sequence GCGGACGCCGATGCCGCGGTAGCGCGATGGCACCGTGAGATCGTCCGTCTGGAAGTACAGGCCCGGCTCCACGGTGAGCACCATGCCCGGCTGGAGCTTGCCGTATTTGTAGACCTCCTGCCGCGCCTGCGCGCAGTCGTGCACGTCCAGGCCGAGCATGTGACTGACGTTGTGCAGGGAGTAGCGCTTGTAGAACTGGTGCTGGTCCTTCAGCGCCTCCTCCGCGTCCGGGAGGATGCCCAGGCGCTCGAGCCCCTGCGCGAGCACGCGCATGGCGGCGCGGTTGGGCTCCATGAAGTCGTTGCCCGGCTTCACCGCCTTGAAGGCCTGGAGCTGGGCGTCGAGCACCAGCTCGTAGATCTGCCGCTGCTCTTTGGAGAACTTGCCGGAGACGGGCAGCGTGCGGGTGATGTCCGCGGTGTAGAGGCTGTTGCCCTCCACGCCCGCGTCCAGGAGCAGCAGCTCTCCCTTCTTCACCGGGCCGTCATTGCGCGTCCAGTGCAGCACGCAGGCGTGCGAGCCGCTGGCGGCGATGGTGTTGTAGCCCACGTCGTTGCCCTCGACCCGGGCGCGGAGGTTGAAGATGCCCTCCACCTCCCGCTCGCTGCGGGCGGACTTGAGGCCGCGGATGACGTCCTCGAAGCCCCGCTGCGTGGAGTCGATGGCGGCCTGGAGCTCGCGCAACTCCTGCGCGTCCTTGAGAAGCCGCAGCTCCGAGAGCGCCTGGGCCAGCGCCTTGTCCCGCTCCGCCTGGGCGGGGAGCACGCCGTCCACCTTGTCCGAGAAGCCGCGCAGCACGCGGGTGGGGCGGGACACCTCGCCGTGGAGGTTGGAGAGAAAGCCCTTCAGCTCGGGCAGCCCGCGCGCTTCGTGGACGCCAAAACGGGCTTGGCTCTCCTTTACCCCCAGGCGCGGCCCCACCCAGAGTTCGCCCTTCACGCGGTCGGTGAAGAAGGTGGCGTCGCTGCGGCCGGGGTTGGGCTCCACGAAGAGGATGTCCGTGTGGCCTCCTCCCTCCTTGGGCTGGAGGACGAGCACGCCGTCCGGCTCGGTGTTGCCGGTGAGGTAGTAGAAGTCGGTGCCTGGGCGGAACCGGTAGTGCGTGTCATTGGCGCGCACCTTCTCGTGGCCGGTGGGGATGATGAGCGTCTCGCCGGGGAAGAGCTTGGAGAGGGCCCGGCGCCGCGCCAGGAAGGCGTCCGCGTACTTGAGCTTGGGAGGAAGCTTCCGATTGCTGGGCTTCCAGCGCTTCATCATGAAGTCGAGCAGCGCGGGCGGCGGCACGGTGTCGTGACCGGCGGGCTTCGCCTGGGGCTCGGACGTGACGGGCTGGGAGGCAGTGGCTTCCGTGGCAGCGGCCTGGGCGGCTTCGGACTGGGTCGTCATGGGGGGCAACTCTTGAACAACCCATCGAGCGGCTTCAAGTCCGCAGAGGCCCTCAGGCGACGGTTGTGTTGTCTCTCAAAAGGGCCACCTGCCCCAGGAGGACGGGAACCGCCGTCTCCACCCGGAGGATTCGGGGGCCCAGGGTGAAGGGCTGGAAGCCATGGGCCTCCAGCAGCGCTGCTTCGAACGGGACCCACCCTCCGTCGGGGCCGATGGCCAGGACCACGCGAGGGGCCATCCCCACGGGCATGGCGGCGAGGGGTGAGCGTGCCGGAGGGTGGGGGAGCAGGCGCAGCGCCTGGGAGCCCAGGACGGCGTCCAGCTCGTCCTCGACAAAGGGCCGGAACCGCTCGCGCACGAGGATCTCCGGGAGGTGTGTGTCCCGGGCTTGCTCGAGTCCTTGGAGGAGCAACTCTTGGATGAACTCCGGGGCCAGCACCTTGGAGTCGAAGTAACTCTTCTCCACCCGGGCGGCGTTGACGAGCACCACCCGGTCCACCCCCAGGGAGGCCACCGCGGGCAGCACCTTCTTGAGGGCCTTGGGGCGGGGGATGGCCAGCAGCAGGTCCACACCGGCCCGAGGGGGAGGCGGCTCGGTCAATTGAACGCTCAAGCGCAGCACGCCTTCGCTGTTTTCCAGCACCTCGCCCGTTCCCACGAGGCTGCCCAGCCGTCCCACCCGGAGGCGCTCACCCGGTTCGGCCCGGAGCACTTCCCGCGCGTGCTGAGCCCGGCGCCCCGTCAAGCGCGCGGTTCCATCCGGAAGGAAATCCTCATCAAGGAGCAGCAGCAGATTCACGGGAGGACTCCTTACCTGGGCTTGAGTAAAAGACAGCCCATGACTCTATTTCGATCCTCGACATTGAGCGCTGCTCTTTCCTCTGCGGTAACCCTGCTCATCGCATGCGGTGGCGGCAACGACGACGGCCATTCTCAGGAGGTCGTCGGAAGCACGGCCCTGACACTCGCAGCGGGTGGAAGGGCCGCCTCGATTCCCATCGGAATCGAGAACGTCAACGACTCGCCACTGAAAGCCGCGAACTACCGGGCACTGCTGCGCTTCGTGCCAGTCAGCACCCTCACCATTGATCGGTTCTACTTCGGCTTCAAGTTGCGCGGCGCGAGTTGCTGGGACGCCAACAACGCGGGTTATGGCGCTGGAGACGGCGGGCTTCTCCGCGGGAGCCTCGTGCAGATCAACCCCACCACGGGGCTTCCGGCGAATGTGATTGCCACGGAAACCGTCAACGCCTGCACCCGTCACAATGAGGCCAAAGCGGAGTTCAATGACGCAACCCCCGTTCTTGCCTGGGTGAACACACCTGCGACGCTCCAAGGGGGGACGATGTACGCATTGATTGTGAGCAATGCGCACGCCAACCCGGCGGCCCACTTCTTCTCGTTCAACATGTCGCTTGCCGATACGGCACTGGCAGGCCCCCATGCGCGCAATGAGTTGAGCGCGACGGCGACTGGCGCCCTCCTGTCACTCGATCCGCGCGAACATGTGGCGTGGTCCGAAGACCATGGCAGCTCGTGGCGATATGGCTCCGCCAATGGCCAGTACCGTTCCTACATGAACGACAACGACACCGCGCACCCGGCAACGCGCTTGCCGCAATACGGTTTCCGGTTGTCGAACGGGTCGACCTTGGGAGGTCAGCCGTACTACGCGTACTCGACGGATTGCGTCGGCTGTACTGTCGCATACGCGAACGCGCGTTACGCTCGCACCTTCACCGAACTCGGCGGATTCATCGCATCGGGTAGTGGCGTGGGGATCTTGACGATCAGAAATACGTCGACGGGCGCGCAGTCGAGCTGTACGCCGTCGCAAGGTTATGGCTTCCGGAAGTGCAGCTTGCCAACGGCCGTTTCGGTGGCTGTGGGGCAGAGCCATACGGTGAACGCCACCGGAGCCGTCGAAATCATGAAGATGGATTACTCACAACGCCTGTTGTTTCCGCAGGTCGGCACGGCGAGCGGCGAGTTTCGCGCCTATCAACCGAACCCGGCACCTGGCACCAACGCGCGAGATGTACCCAGTCTGTGGGCAGGTCCGCTTTCGCCGTACTTTGACAACTGAGCCCTGGACGCCAACACGCTCTGTCCGGACGCTGGACGTCCGCGGACGTCCGCGGACGGGGCCGGTGAAGGCTCGCTTGAGAGGGCTTCGTTCGGAGGTGGGTGGGGGCTGCCCGTGAAGTCCGCGGGCCAGACGTTGGCCCGAGGCTTGCTCAGGGTCCGTCGCACCTCGAAAGGAAGCCGCCATGACCAACAAACTGACCATGTATTGGATGAGCCAGAGCAGCCAGACCTTCTCCTACGCCGTTAACAAAGTGAAGCACGGTGACACGCCGACGTTCAGCCCTGCTCAACTGTCGGCCGCCAAGCCGGTGACGGTCACCGCTGAGCAGAGCAGCAACGTGACCCCAGGTCCGGAGGGGACGTATACTTGGAACTCTGTGGATCTGTCGGTCAACGTTGCCTGTGATTATACCTTCCCCGCAGGCAGCAGCGGCCAGTTGATCCAGGTCACGCTGAAGCCTTCGAAGGGTCTCCAGATCTCCTTTGACGGTACCAACTGGACCTCGAACAATCTTGAGAACAGCTGGACTTCGACCAGCACGATGTTCAAGGTCAACTGCTTCGTTCGGGATCAGTCCGCGAAGGGGTAGACGTCGCGACGAGCGGCGCCATCCGGAGCTCTCTCCAGCTTCCGGATACACACCCTGATCTCGGACCCTTCCGGAATCAGGGTGTACTGGTCTTTCAAGACGAGCTGCCGCAGGAGGAGGCAGCGGGTTCGATTCCCGCCGCCGCCATCCCGTGAAGCCCAGCAATCTTAAAGGGTTGCTGGGCTTTTTACTGCCTTCTGATTCTTCATGTGCCCCCAGTGTGCGTGCGCCGTGAAGG encodes the following:
- a CDS encoding aminopeptidase P family protein — encoded protein: MTTQSEAAQAAATEATASQPVTSEPQAKPAGHDTVPPPALLDFMMKRWKPSNRKLPPKLKYADAFLARRRALSKLFPGETLIIPTGHEKVRANDTHYRFRPGTDFYYLTGNTEPDGVLVLQPKEGGGHTDILFVEPNPGRSDATFFTDRVKGELWVGPRLGVKESQARFGVHEARGLPELKGFLSNLHGEVSRPTRVLRGFSDKVDGVLPAQAERDKALAQALSELRLLKDAQELRELQAAIDSTQRGFEDVIRGLKSARSEREVEGIFNLRARVEGNDVGYNTIAASGSHACVLHWTRNDGPVKKGELLLLDAGVEGNSLYTADITRTLPVSGKFSKEQRQIYELVLDAQLQAFKAVKPGNDFMEPNRAAMRVLAQGLERLGILPDAEEALKDQHQFYKRYSLHNVSHMLGLDVHDCAQARQEVYKYGKLQPGMVLTVEPGLYFQTDDLTVPSRYRGIGVRIEDDVVVTARGCKVLSDGIPRTVKDIEAWIKRIWAKKKK
- a CDS encoding 16S rRNA (uracil(1498)-N(3))-methyltransferase — its product is MNLLLLLDEDFLPDGTARLTGRRAQHAREVLRAEPGERLRVGRLGSLVGTGEVLENSEGVLRLSVQLTEPPPPRAGVDLLLAIPRPKALKKVLPAVASLGVDRVVLVNAARVEKSYFDSKVLAPEFIQELLLQGLEQARDTHLPEILVRERFRPFVEDELDAVLGSQALRLLPHPPARSPLAAMPVGMAPRVVLAIGPDGGWVPFEAALLEAHGFQPFTLGPRILRVETAVPVLLGQVALLRDNTTVA